The segment tttaaaattattattatatatactctaattgtaatttacttaatgatcactcgttttggactaatgatcccatgaattttttgcagacaatgatattttctataaacatcttagtgacattgcattgcagatatttgggcccaccatacataaaaggtggtacatcatatgtgaactaacccttatccacttttgatttcatatcattgctagaatagttttcctttgatccatttcttgaagtgtaataattgaagcttcagttcatttatgaatctaacaggtttgtttttgctttaaaaggtggaatgaccaagaaaaaaggttaaaagatgaattgacaaaccaaatggttgagtggtttggaaatgacacctttgacaaaaccaaactccttgaaaaagctggcacatatctaaagtatgtgagggaccaatataggacccatttggagaggaacctaaagtacgagcgtccccccatgattccagagagggagcgaaaggacctgattttggatgccaaggagagaattgaaaggaaaaaaggaaatacaccactagacgctagaagaaggtacgagatactattaagaatgtaattatgtactaattaattactctttatatttatataatctgacatatttcaaactttttatagactgagtgacatgtcaaaggcaaccaaggcaaggcaagaaaagcacgggcaacacaaactcgactctggtggctacatgaaacttgttgcacgaattgtaagtatctcatgtaaacaaaatattgcatcaaaatattaataaattacaaacgtttttttttatcaaacaatgcaagaaaaattcacggtaccatgcaaaaatgcagggctctgaattcaatagagcgcccatagaagatgacaagagaattgcctaccaacaaggatattcagccgtggctgatcgactacgagaattgagtgggcatacacaacattcgagtgcatccgtcacacaggtaaatatgttaaatggaagttgtttcaaattgaatactttaccaataatctaattgatgttgagttccaacataaagtgactatatttgttttaaataagcaagcaatgataacaatgtgcatgtcattggaatgcagcctgctaattatgaaacaccacctgcacatgaaggtccggatgtgcatcccagtagtggaggtattcatttgctattcaaatttatttatttagctattaatacaattaaacatcttaatttgtaattagagtagtaattaatgtaaccttttttgttaatattttagagcacgtagtcggtggtgagcaagtggagcatgatctgggtacacaacctcaagaacgtgatgttccccactcaggtaaagaggaccactattattgctttaaacaaatataattgcaattggtgttcaacattaatgtaacctttagtatttcaactctagatgatctagagggtgttcaacatgttgaggttgaggctacacaaaatgatgtggccccatcaggtaaagagcacaacaattatgctctctaaattaatgaaatacttgtaacaataataattttttttttgaatttaac is part of the Cryptomeria japonica chromosome 10, Sugi_1.0, whole genome shotgun sequence genome and harbors:
- the LOC131858693 gene encoding uncharacterized protein LOC131858693 produces the protein MVEWFGNDTFDKTKLLEKAGTYLKYVRDQYRTHLERNLKYERPPMIPERERKDLILDAKERIERKKGNTPLDARRRLSDMSKATKARQEKHGQHKLDSGGYMKLVARIGSEFNRAPIEDDKRIAYQQGYSAVADRLRELSGHTQHSSASVTQPANYETPPAHEGPDVHPSSGEHVVGGEQVEHDLGTQPQERDVPHSEDPPSLQCPRP